The following are encoded together in the Leucoraja erinacea ecotype New England chromosome 13, Leri_hhj_1, whole genome shotgun sequence genome:
- the tiprl gene encoding TIP41-like protein: protein MTTQSFKNSKQEFNFGPWKLTANKSHIMKSKDIEKLAEEMKMHSLPEMLFGDNVLKVQHAGGFGIVFNATDALRTVDNGHGTVKVACADAWQESRADSEHSKVVKPYDWTFTTSYKGTLLGDNLKLKVTPTTERIDLEKLKTREQIMYFEEVLLFEDELHDHGVSMLSVKVRVMPSSFFVLLRFFLRVDGVLIRTNDTRVYHEADKNYLLSEYSSRESYISALQNVPQYLFTDPNEISQYLPLKQLTCEKLEFPEDVDNSTVLGNVHICVNSDEANRESRQT, encoded by the exons ATGACAACGCAAAGTTTCAAaaacagcaagcaagaatttaattttgGACCATGGAAGCTCACTGCCAACAAAAGTCATATTATGAAATCGAAAGATATAGAAAA GTTAGCTGAGGAAATGAAGATGCATTCTCTGCCAGAGATGTTGTTTGGTGATAATGTTTTAAAGGTTCAACATGCTGGTGGATTTGGAATTGTATTTAATGCAACAGATGCCTTAAGGACAGTGGATAACGGGCATGGTACAGTTAAAGTGGCATGTGCGGATGCATGGCAGGAGAGCAG GGCTGATTCTGAACACTCAAAGGTTGTTAAACCTTACGATTGGACATTTACCACAAGCTATAAAGGAACATTACTTGGTGATAATTTAAAGTTAAAG GTCACTCCCACAACTGAACGCATTGATCTGGAGAAATTGAAAACAAGAGAACAAATCATGTATTTTGAAGAAGTTTTGTTGTTTGAAGATGAACTTCATGATCATGGTGTTTCCATGCTGAGCGTAAAAGTG AGAGTTATGCCATCTAGTTTCTTCGTTCTGCTGAGATTTTTCTTGAGAGTTGATGGTGTACTCATACGGACAAATGACACGAGAGTTTATCATGAG GCTGACAAAAACTACCTTCTTTCTGAGTACAGTTCGCGGGAAAGTTATATATCGGCTCTTCAG aatgttccACAATATCTTTTCACTGATCCGAATGAGATCTCACAGTATTTACCTCTGAAGCAGCTGACCTGTGAGAAATTGGAATTCCCTGAGGATGTGGACAACAGCACTGTGCTGGGAAACGTTCACATCTGTGTTAATTCAGACGAGGCTAACAGAGAATCAAGACAAACGTGA